A region of Nocardioides alkalitolerans DNA encodes the following proteins:
- a CDS encoding amidohydrolase family protein: MSGTVTGELRPGVVDVHAHWLPADLFALPPGSPLPALRDSDGELHLGDLPLTIPTAAMSDLDQVARETDAAGLGSRVLSAPPFAFGVVDAPGAGDYADAFNDALVGACRDSGGRFAGLGLVDLHDADRADRQVAALRRTGVVHGIAVPPLVGATTLDAGPLAGVLAAAARHDVAVLVHPMQLPRPEWGSYYLANLVGNPTETGTAVAATLLGGVVERHPGLRICFVHGGGCAPALLGRWRHGWEQRAEVRGSARPPHDGFRDLWFDTLTHDPAALRLLLEQADRSHLLCGSDHPFDMGTPKPVDAPVAAGLDPALLEDNARRFLGLDPRKAGTHA, translated from the coding sequence ATGAGCGGCACCGTGACCGGCGAGCTGCGTCCGGGCGTCGTCGACGTGCACGCGCACTGGTTGCCCGCCGACCTGTTCGCGCTGCCCCCCGGCTCGCCCCTGCCCGCGCTCCGGGACAGCGACGGCGAGCTGCACCTGGGCGACCTGCCGCTGACCATCCCGACCGCGGCGATGAGCGACCTCGACCAGGTCGCCCGCGAGACCGACGCGGCCGGGCTCGGGTCGCGGGTGCTCTCGGCGCCGCCGTTCGCCTTCGGGGTCGTCGACGCCCCCGGGGCGGGCGACTACGCCGACGCGTTCAACGACGCGCTGGTCGGCGCCTGCCGCGACAGCGGAGGCCGGTTCGCCGGTCTCGGGCTCGTGGACCTGCACGACGCGGACCGGGCCGACCGGCAGGTGGCCGCGCTGCGTCGTACCGGGGTCGTGCACGGCATCGCCGTGCCGCCGCTCGTCGGCGCGACCACCCTCGACGCCGGGCCGCTGGCCGGCGTCCTCGCCGCCGCCGCGCGCCACGACGTCGCCGTGCTCGTGCACCCCATGCAGCTGCCGCGACCCGAGTGGGGGTCCTACTACCTCGCCAACCTGGTCGGCAACCCGACCGAGACCGGCACCGCCGTGGCCGCCACCCTGCTCGGCGGCGTGGTGGAGCGGCACCCCGGGCTCCGGATCTGCTTCGTCCACGGCGGCGGGTGCGCACCCGCGCTCCTGGGCCGTTGGCGGCACGGGTGGGAGCAGCGCGCGGAGGTGCGCGGCAGCGCCCGCCCGCCGCACGACGGCTTCCGCGACCTGTGGTTCGACACCCTGACGCACGACCCGGCGGCCCTGCGCCTGCTCCTCGAGCAGGCCGACCGCAGCCACCTCCTCTGCGGCAGCGACCACCCGTTCGACATGGGCACCCCGAAGCCCGTCGACGCCCCGGTCGCCGCCGGCCTCGACCCCGCCCTGCTCGAGGACAACGCCCGTCGGTTCCTCGGCCTCGACCCCCGGAAGGCAGGCACCCATGCCTGA
- a CDS encoding DUF222 domain-containing protein, protein MDRGTQTTATALIDAVRERTTAARVAEAAAFVAVGDWAAAHTSDAVVGDPITVLGEWHEAEYAEALAGDQFLELGGPGAPVVAEFCIGEVAAARGCSFDAARRLVGDAVELRWRLPRVRARVAAGEVDVWRGRRIAQATRTLTFEGAGFVDRHVAYVAGTATGPEVDRLVAEAAARFDPETTEAERHAADGDRYLAIDLGDVGYADPVAGTLRGTVNVHGSLDLADAFELERTVAHVARQLGELGCDPNIDVRRSMALGEIARRCDGIAMLDYDEDQPRPAERTRREVVLFVHLDQAAITGGLDGFGPGIDACTDMTGIDLARLDTPGAPRGVVTVEQVQTWCASPDTTVTVKPIIDLNTDDAVDGYSPPDRIADHVRARWPRCVFPYCTRSSRTADLDHCERYDQDGSPGQTSTRNMFPLCRRHHRMKTHREMTTGNRWTYRPTNPDDGEPPSAVIWTSPMGLRYLVDRDGTRPWPDDPEPG, encoded by the coding sequence ATGGATCGGGGGACCCAGACGACGGCGACTGCGTTGATCGACGCGGTCCGCGAGCGCACGACGGCGGCTCGTGTGGCGGAGGCGGCTGCGTTCGTCGCGGTGGGCGATTGGGCTGCGGCGCACACCTCCGATGCGGTGGTCGGGGATCCGATCACGGTGCTGGGTGAGTGGCACGAGGCCGAGTACGCGGAGGCGTTGGCCGGAGATCAGTTCCTCGAGCTGGGTGGGCCGGGTGCGCCGGTGGTGGCGGAGTTCTGCATCGGGGAGGTTGCCGCCGCCCGGGGATGTTCCTTCGATGCGGCGCGCCGGCTGGTCGGGGATGCGGTCGAGCTGCGCTGGCGGCTGCCGCGGGTGCGTGCGCGTGTTGCTGCGGGTGAGGTCGATGTGTGGCGGGGGCGGCGGATCGCGCAGGCGACGCGGACGTTGACGTTCGAGGGTGCGGGGTTCGTGGACCGGCATGTCGCGTACGTCGCGGGCACGGCCACCGGTCCCGAGGTGGATCGGCTGGTGGCCGAGGCGGCGGCGCGGTTCGACCCCGAGACCACCGAGGCCGAACGGCACGCCGCTGACGGCGACCGCTACCTGGCGATCGACCTCGGCGACGTGGGCTACGCGGACCCGGTCGCCGGGACCCTTCGGGGCACCGTGAACGTCCACGGCTCCCTCGACCTGGCTGATGCGTTCGAACTGGAGCGCACCGTGGCGCACGTCGCCCGCCAGTTGGGCGAGCTGGGGTGCGATCCGAACATCGACGTCCGGCGTTCCATGGCACTCGGTGAGATCGCGCGACGCTGCGACGGGATCGCGATGCTGGATTACGACGAGGACCAGCCTCGGCCGGCTGAGCGGACCCGGCGTGAGGTGGTGCTGTTCGTCCACCTCGACCAGGCCGCGATCACCGGCGGCCTCGACGGGTTCGGGCCGGGCATCGACGCCTGCACCGACATGACCGGCATCGACCTGGCCCGGCTCGACACCCCGGGCGCGCCTCGTGGGGTCGTCACGGTCGAGCAGGTCCAGACCTGGTGCGCGAGCCCGGACACGACCGTGACCGTCAAGCCGATCATCGACCTCAACACGGACGACGCCGTCGACGGCTACAGCCCGCCCGACCGGATCGCCGACCACGTCCGCGCCCGCTGGCCCAGATGCGTCTTCCCGTACTGCACGCGCAGCTCGCGGACGGCCGACCTCGACCACTGCGAGCGGTACGACCAGGACGGCTCCCCCGGCCAGACCTCGACGCGCAACATGTTCCCGCTGTGCCGACGCCACCACCGCATGAAGACCCACCGCGAGATGACCACCGGCAACAGATGGACCTACCGCCCCACCAACCCCGACGACGGAGAGCCACCGAGCGCCGTCATCTGGACCAGCCCGATGGGCCTCCGCTACCTCGTCGACCGCGACGGCACCCGCCCCTGGCCCGACGACCCAGAACCCGGCTGA
- a CDS encoding FAD-dependent monooxygenase yields the protein MPENATASVPPAPGSHDWSGRRAAVVGGSIGGLTTALLLRRLGFEVDVFERTPTPLDGRGGGIVLQPDTIRWFDECSARHPEEVSTSTRRVQYLGADDRVLHEDPVTWSYTSWGTFYSALLDDFGTDRYHLGRAATGFAQDADGVDVRFADGSTTRADLVVFADGISSPSRRRISPGTELRYAGYVGWRGTVPEREVDPATFDLVHDAITYSVGPRTHITLYPIPGPGGARAVGERLLNYVWYRNVEEGAELDELMTDRRGFTTKVSLHPGMVQERYVAEMRRTAAEVLAPATAEVVLRTEEPYLQAVYDAGVDRMALGRVALIGDAASAARPHAAAGTAKAAANAWALHDALAEGSGDVEEALAKWEPAQLELGQRLLRRVQEMGDRSQVHGTWVPGDPDLRFGLYGPGR from the coding sequence ATGCCTGAGAACGCGACCGCCTCCGTGCCCCCGGCGCCCGGCAGCCACGACTGGAGCGGCCGCCGCGCCGCCGTGGTCGGCGGCTCGATCGGCGGGCTCACCACCGCCCTGCTGCTGCGGCGCCTCGGCTTCGAGGTCGACGTCTTCGAGCGCACCCCCACGCCGTTGGACGGCCGCGGCGGCGGCATCGTGCTGCAGCCCGACACGATCCGGTGGTTCGACGAGTGCAGCGCCCGTCATCCCGAGGAGGTGAGCACGTCGACGCGGCGGGTGCAGTACCTGGGCGCCGACGACCGCGTGCTCCACGAGGACCCGGTGACCTGGTCCTACACCTCGTGGGGCACCTTCTACTCCGCGCTGCTCGACGACTTCGGCACGGACCGCTACCACCTGGGCCGGGCGGCCACCGGCTTCGCGCAGGACGCGGACGGGGTGGACGTGCGCTTCGCGGACGGCAGCACGACGCGGGCCGACCTCGTCGTCTTCGCGGACGGCATCTCGTCGCCGAGCCGCCGCCGGATCTCCCCCGGCACCGAGCTCCGCTACGCGGGCTACGTCGGGTGGCGCGGCACCGTCCCCGAGCGCGAGGTCGACCCGGCGACGTTCGACCTGGTGCACGACGCCATCACCTACAGCGTCGGGCCGCGCACCCACATCACCCTCTACCCGATCCCCGGGCCCGGCGGGGCGCGCGCCGTGGGCGAGCGGCTGCTCAACTACGTCTGGTACCGCAACGTCGAGGAGGGCGCCGAGCTCGACGAGCTGATGACCGACCGGCGGGGCTTCACCACCAAGGTGTCGCTGCACCCGGGGATGGTCCAGGAGCGGTACGTCGCGGAGATGCGCCGCACGGCCGCCGAGGTGCTCGCCCCGGCGACCGCCGAGGTCGTGCTCCGCACCGAGGAGCCCTACCTCCAGGCCGTGTACGACGCGGGGGTCGACCGCATGGCCCTCGGCCGGGTCGCGCTGATCGGCGACGCCGCCAGCGCCGCCCGCCCCCACGCGGCCGCCGGCACCGCCAAGGCCGCCGCGAACGCCTGGGCGCTCCACGACGCGCTCGCGGAGGGTTCGGGCGACGTGGAGGAGGCGCTCGCCAAGTGGGAGCCCGCCCAGCTCGAGCTCGGCCAGCGGCTGCTGCGCCGCGTGCAGGAGATGGGTGACCGGTCGCAGGTGCACGGCACCTGGGTGCCGGGCGACCCCGACCTGCGCTTCGGGCTCTACGGCCCCGGCCGCTGA
- a CDS encoding gluconate:H+ symporter codes for MHPPTLLLAASDELQLSYDLGAGALLGIAAVAVGALLALIIGAKLHPLLALVIVSIGTAFATGVEAADVLDVLLDGFSGTLGEVALLIGFGAMLARLVETSGAAEALSEGLVERLGEKRAPLALGIASLIFGFPIFFDAAFMVMLPIIFTVARRVGGGVLLYALPAGAALTTMHVLLPPHPGAVAATILLGADVGLVILVGLVVAIPTWWVAGYLYGTWIGRRIVLPVPDVLMGGPQIDAADAAGRGAPPKVRTLLLLLLLPLVLIFLNTAVTTAARTGAVSEDATWVHLLQLVGSTPIALLLTVLVASWALGTKRGTSRVVVEDLLDNALKPIAPVLLITGAGGMFGGVLIASGIGDALSVTLQDTGLPLILAVFVISAVIRVALGTATVAITTAAGLLSSSVVAADLNPVQAAAMVIVLAGGSSVLSHVNDASFWLIGKLLGMSVTQTFQTWTVVKTLVGTVAASLATVIYVVAS; via the coding sequence ATGCATCCCCCCACGCTCCTGCTCGCCGCCAGCGACGAGCTGCAGCTGTCCTACGACCTCGGTGCCGGCGCGCTGCTCGGCATCGCCGCCGTCGCCGTCGGCGCCCTCCTGGCGCTGATCATCGGCGCGAAGCTGCACCCGCTCCTGGCGCTGGTCATCGTCAGCATCGGCACGGCCTTCGCCACGGGCGTCGAGGCCGCCGACGTGCTCGACGTGCTCCTCGACGGGTTCTCGGGGACCCTCGGCGAGGTCGCGCTCCTCATCGGCTTCGGCGCGATGCTGGCCCGCCTCGTCGAGACCAGCGGCGCGGCGGAGGCGCTGTCCGAGGGCCTCGTGGAGCGACTCGGCGAGAAGCGGGCGCCGCTGGCCCTCGGCATCGCGTCGCTGATCTTCGGCTTCCCGATCTTCTTCGACGCCGCCTTCATGGTGATGCTGCCGATCATCTTCACCGTGGCGCGTCGCGTCGGCGGTGGCGTGCTGCTCTACGCGCTGCCCGCCGGCGCCGCCCTCACCACGATGCACGTGCTCCTGCCGCCCCACCCGGGCGCCGTCGCCGCCACCATCCTGCTCGGCGCCGACGTGGGTCTCGTGATCCTCGTGGGCCTCGTCGTCGCGATCCCCACCTGGTGGGTCGCCGGCTACCTGTACGGCACCTGGATCGGGCGCCGCATCGTGCTCCCCGTGCCCGATGTGCTGATGGGCGGACCCCAGATCGACGCCGCCGATGCCGCCGGGCGGGGTGCGCCGCCGAAGGTGCGGACGTTGCTGCTGCTCCTGCTGCTCCCCCTGGTGCTGATCTTCCTCAACACGGCGGTCACGACCGCGGCCCGCACGGGCGCCGTGTCCGAGGACGCCACCTGGGTGCACCTCCTGCAGCTCGTCGGCTCCACCCCCATCGCGCTGCTGCTGACGGTGCTCGTCGCCTCCTGGGCGCTGGGCACGAAGCGGGGCACCAGCCGCGTCGTCGTCGAGGACCTCCTCGACAACGCCCTCAAGCCGATCGCCCCGGTCCTCCTCATCACGGGCGCGGGCGGCATGTTCGGCGGCGTGCTCATCGCCAGCGGGATCGGCGACGCGCTGTCGGTGACCCTGCAGGACACCGGCCTGCCGCTGATCCTGGCCGTGTTCGTCATCTCCGCGGTCATCCGCGTCGCGCTCGGCACGGCCACGGTCGCCATCACCACCGCGGCCGGCCTGCTCTCCAGCTCCGTGGTCGCCGCCGACCTCAACCCGGTCCAGGCGGCCGCCATGGTCATCGTGCTCGCAGGAGGTTCCTCGGTGCTGTCCCACGTCAACGACGCCAGCTTCTGGCTCATCGGCAAGCTGCTCGGCATGAGCGTCACCCAGACGTTCCAGACCTGGACGGTCGTGAAGACGCTCGTCGGCACCGTGGCCGCCTCGCTCGCCACCGTCATCTACGTGGTGGCGTCGTGA
- a CDS encoding ABC-F family ATP-binding cassette domain-containing protein: protein MTATLVAKDVAGGHGHRVLFDALDLTVAPGDVVGVVGANGAGKSTLLRLLAGVDEPMDGTVHLAPSDAFVGWLPQEHDRVPGETVAAYVARRTGAAAATEAMERTAADLGSDVPGADDAYAAAFDRWMASGAADLDDRLPGVLAELGLEVGADALMTSLSGGQAARAALAALLLSRFDVVLLDEPTNDLDLEGLERLETFVRGLRSGVVLVSHDREFLARCVTRIVELDIAQHQVAVYDGGYDAYLDARAVARRHAREAYEEYAEKRGDLVARSRTMREWSSQGVRNAMKKSPDNDKIRRRAQSESSEKQAQKVRQMESRIARLTEVEEPRKEWELRFSIAAAPRSSSVVATLDAAVVRRSGFTLGPVSVQVDAGQRIGITGPNGAGKSTLLALLLGRLAPDAGRASQGVSVAVGEIDQARTGLAEDLPLGEAFELAVPDWTPADVRTLLAKFGLKADQVASLVGRLSPGERTRAAMALLQARGVNLLVLDEPTNHLDLPAIEQLEAALAAYEGALLLVSHDRRLLANVTLDQHWHVVDGQVERR, encoded by the coding sequence GTGACCGCGACCCTCGTCGCGAAGGACGTGGCCGGCGGCCACGGCCATCGCGTGCTCTTCGACGCCCTCGACCTCACCGTGGCCCCCGGTGACGTCGTGGGCGTCGTCGGCGCCAACGGCGCCGGCAAGTCGACGCTGCTGCGGCTCCTCGCGGGGGTCGACGAGCCGATGGACGGCACGGTCCACCTCGCGCCGTCCGACGCGTTCGTCGGGTGGCTGCCCCAGGAGCACGACCGGGTGCCGGGGGAGACGGTGGCGGCGTACGTCGCCCGCCGCACCGGCGCCGCCGCGGCGACGGAGGCGATGGAGCGCACCGCGGCCGACCTCGGCTCGGACGTGCCGGGGGCCGACGACGCCTACGCCGCGGCCTTCGACCGGTGGATGGCGAGCGGTGCCGCGGACCTCGACGACCGGCTGCCCGGGGTGCTCGCCGAGCTCGGCCTCGAGGTGGGCGCCGACGCGCTGATGACCTCGCTCTCCGGCGGGCAGGCAGCCCGGGCGGCGCTGGCCGCGCTGCTGCTCAGCCGCTTCGACGTCGTGCTGCTCGACGAGCCCACCAACGACCTCGACCTCGAGGGTCTCGAGCGGCTGGAGACCTTCGTGCGCGGGCTGCGGAGCGGCGTCGTGCTCGTGTCCCACGACCGGGAGTTCCTCGCCCGCTGCGTCACGCGCATCGTGGAGCTCGACATCGCGCAGCACCAGGTGGCGGTCTACGACGGTGGGTACGACGCGTACCTCGACGCCCGCGCCGTCGCGCGGCGGCATGCTCGGGAGGCCTACGAGGAGTACGCGGAGAAGCGCGGCGACCTCGTCGCCCGTTCCCGCACGATGCGGGAGTGGAGCTCGCAGGGCGTGCGCAACGCCATGAAGAAGAGCCCCGACAACGACAAGATCCGGCGCCGCGCGCAGAGCGAGTCGTCGGAGAAGCAGGCCCAGAAGGTGCGGCAGATGGAGTCGCGGATCGCGCGGCTCACCGAGGTCGAGGAGCCGCGCAAGGAGTGGGAGCTCCGCTTCTCGATCGCCGCCGCACCGCGCTCGTCGTCGGTGGTCGCCACGCTCGACGCGGCGGTGGTGCGGCGTTCTGGCTTCACGCTCGGGCCCGTGTCGGTGCAGGTCGACGCCGGGCAGCGGATCGGCATCACCGGCCCCAACGGCGCGGGGAAGTCGACCCTGCTGGCGCTCCTGCTGGGCCGCCTCGCGCCCGACGCGGGTCGGGCCTCGCAGGGCGTCTCCGTCGCCGTGGGCGAGATCGACCAGGCGCGCACCGGGCTCGCCGAGGACCTGCCGCTCGGTGAGGCGTTCGAGCTCGCCGTACCGGACTGGACGCCCGCGGACGTGCGCACCCTGCTCGCGAAGTTCGGCCTCAAGGCCGACCAGGTGGCCTCGCTCGTCGGGCGGCTGTCGCCGGGGGAGCGCACCCGGGCCGCCATGGCGCTGCTGCAGGCCCGCGGCGTCAACCTGCTCGTGCTCGACGAGCCCACCAACCACCTCGACCTCCCGGCGATCGAGCAGCTGGAGGCGGCGCTCGCGGCGTACGAGGGTGCGTTGCTGCTCGTCTCCCACGACCGTCGGCTGCTGGCCAACGTGACGCTCGACCAGCACTGGCACGTCGTCGACGGGCAGGTCGAGCGGCGGTGA
- the prfB gene encoding peptide chain release factor 2 has protein sequence MAGPDFDQEIKALGATLRTIEQVLDVEKMKAEIADLQDQVAAPDLWDDQANAQRVTGRLSALQGELERFTSLSGRVEDLGVLVELATEEGDPDSLAEAEAELARLRKSTEALEVRTLLNGEYDAREAIVTIRAGAGGVDAADFAEMLMRMYTRWAERNKYAVEVYDVSYAEEAGIKSAEFAIHAPYGYGTLSVEVGTHRLVRISPFDNQGRRQTSFAAVEVVPVLEQTDEIEIDENEVRTDVFRSGGPGGQSVNTTDSAVRLTHIPTGIVVSCQNEKSQLQNKASAMVVLKAKLLALKKAEEAALKKDLKGDVAASWGDQMRNYVLNPYQIVKDLRTGYETGNPTPVFDGEIDGFLEAGIRWRRGAEKAESN, from the coding sequence GTGGCTGGACCTGACTTCGACCAAGAGATCAAAGCGCTCGGCGCGACGCTGCGCACCATCGAGCAGGTGCTCGACGTCGAGAAGATGAAGGCCGAGATCGCGGACCTCCAGGACCAGGTCGCGGCTCCCGACCTCTGGGACGACCAGGCGAACGCGCAGCGCGTCACCGGTCGGCTCTCCGCCCTGCAGGGCGAGCTCGAGCGCTTCACCTCCCTCAGCGGCCGCGTCGAGGACCTCGGCGTGCTCGTCGAGCTCGCCACGGAGGAGGGCGACCCCGACTCGCTCGCCGAGGCCGAGGCGGAGCTGGCACGGCTCCGGAAGTCGACGGAGGCGCTGGAGGTGCGGACGCTCCTCAACGGCGAGTACGACGCGCGTGAGGCCATCGTGACGATCCGCGCCGGCGCCGGTGGCGTCGACGCCGCGGACTTCGCGGAGATGCTGATGCGGATGTACACGCGCTGGGCGGAGCGCAACAAGTACGCGGTCGAGGTCTACGACGTCTCGTACGCGGAGGAGGCCGGCATCAAGTCGGCCGAGTTCGCGATCCACGCGCCGTACGGCTACGGCACCCTGTCGGTCGAGGTCGGTACCCACCGGCTCGTGCGCATCAGCCCGTTCGACAACCAGGGCCGGCGCCAGACGTCGTTCGCGGCGGTCGAGGTCGTGCCGGTGCTGGAGCAGACCGACGAGATCGAGATCGACGAGAACGAGGTGCGCACCGACGTCTTCCGCTCGGGCGGCCCGGGTGGCCAGTCGGTCAACACGACGGACTCCGCGGTGCGCCTGACGCACATCCCGACCGGCATCGTCGTGTCCTGCCAGAACGAGAAGTCGCAGCTGCAGAACAAGGCGTCCGCGATGGTCGTCCTCAAGGCCAAGCTCCTCGCCCTGAAGAAGGCGGAGGAGGCGGCCCTGAAGAAGGACCTCAAGGGTGACGTCGCCGCGTCGTGGGGCGACCAGATGCGCAACTACGTGCTCAACCCGTACCAGATCGTGAAGGACCTGCGCACGGGCTACGAGACCGGCAACCCGACGCCCGTCTTCGACGGCGAGATCGACGGTTTCCTCGAGGCGGGCATCCGCTGGCGCCGCGGCGCCGAGAAGGCCGAGTCGAACTGA
- a CDS encoding GrpB family protein, whose product MIRWEEITRHYAYDPAQVDRVVPERVEHVAVVPYDAGWPLAFARVARRIDGALGADALAVEHVGSTAVPGLASKPVIDVDVTVAHPTDEAAYVSALEAAGFVLQLREPRWHEHRAFRGADPRSNVHVWGPDCPEVVRHRILRDWLREHPEDVERYAAAKAGAAEATNAVGGVVMDYNARKEPVVRAILERAFRARGLL is encoded by the coding sequence GTGATCCGGTGGGAGGAGATCACGCGGCACTACGCCTACGACCCCGCGCAGGTCGACCGCGTCGTGCCCGAGAGGGTGGAGCACGTCGCGGTGGTGCCCTACGACGCGGGCTGGCCGCTGGCTTTCGCCCGCGTGGCCCGGCGGATCGACGGGGCGCTCGGCGCGGACGCTCTCGCGGTGGAGCACGTCGGGTCGACGGCGGTGCCGGGCCTGGCCTCGAAGCCGGTGATCGACGTCGACGTGACGGTGGCGCACCCGACCGACGAGGCGGCGTACGTGTCGGCGCTCGAGGCCGCGGGCTTCGTGCTGCAGCTGCGCGAGCCGCGGTGGCACGAGCACCGGGCCTTCCGGGGCGCCGATCCCCGGTCGAACGTGCACGTCTGGGGCCCCGACTGCCCGGAGGTCGTGCGCCACCGCATCCTGCGCGACTGGCTGCGGGAGCACCCCGAGGACGTGGAGCGGTACGCCGCGGCGAAGGCCGGCGCTGCGGAGGCGACGAACGCGGTGGGTGGCGTGGTCATGGACTACAACGCCCGCAAGGAGCCCGTCGTGCGGGCGATCCTCGAGCGGGCGTTCCGCGCGCGCGGGTTGCTGTAG
- a CDS encoding pseudouridine-5'-phosphate glycosidase, whose translation MTTPHPMLRITDEVAAALRDGRPVVALESTIISHGMPYPQNVAMATEVEGIVREHGAVPATIAVLDGVPRIGLEADDLELLASHGGVAKVSVRDLPYVVARGVHGATTVAATMRLAALAGIRVFVTGGLGGVHRGAPESFDVSADLTELSQTDVTVVSAGVKSILDIGLTLEKLETLGVPVLVEGSDEFPSFFSRSSGYAAPMRVDGAEQVAAVMRAKWDLGIAGGVVVAQPIPVEDEIPASEIDGIITQALADMDDLGITGKDATPYLLGRIVEITGGASLTANIALVRANARLGAAIARAYAG comes from the coding sequence ATGACCACGCCCCACCCGATGCTCCGGATCACCGACGAGGTCGCCGCCGCGCTCCGCGACGGCCGGCCGGTCGTCGCCCTCGAGAGCACGATCATCAGCCACGGGATGCCCTACCCGCAGAACGTCGCGATGGCCACCGAAGTCGAGGGCATCGTGCGCGAGCACGGCGCCGTGCCCGCCACCATCGCCGTGCTCGATGGTGTGCCCCGCATCGGCCTCGAGGCGGACGACCTCGAGCTGCTCGCCAGCCACGGCGGCGTGGCGAAGGTGAGCGTGCGCGACCTGCCGTACGTCGTGGCGCGCGGCGTCCACGGCGCCACCACCGTGGCCGCGACCATGCGCCTCGCGGCGCTCGCCGGCATCCGCGTGTTCGTCACCGGCGGCCTCGGCGGCGTGCACCGCGGTGCCCCGGAGTCGTTCGACGTCAGCGCTGACCTCACGGAGCTGAGCCAGACCGACGTGACCGTCGTCAGCGCCGGCGTCAAGAGCATCCTCGACATCGGGCTCACCCTCGAGAAGCTCGAGACGCTGGGCGTGCCCGTGCTCGTCGAGGGCAGCGACGAGTTCCCGTCGTTCTTCTCCCGCTCCAGCGGGTACGCCGCCCCGATGCGGGTCGACGGCGCGGAGCAGGTCGCCGCCGTCATGCGCGCCAAGTGGGACCTCGGCATCGCCGGCGGCGTCGTCGTCGCGCAGCCCATCCCGGTCGAGGACGAGATCCCGGCGTCGGAGATCGACGGGATCATCACCCAGGCGCTCGCCGACATGGACGACCTCGGCATCACGGGCAAGGACGCGACGCCGTACCTGCTCGGTCGGATCGTCGAGATCACCGGCGGCGCGAGCCTCACCGCCAACATCGCGCTGGTGCGCGCGAACGCGCGCCTGGGTGCGGCGATCGCGCGGGCGTACGCGGGCTGA
- a CDS encoding ABC transporter ATP-binding protein — MATIEIRDLVKTYTDARGGTTRVLDGIDLTLSGETFTSIVGPSGSGKTTLLNVVSGIEPHTSGTVSLTAGGRDAKVGYVFQDARLLPWRTVLQNLGFVQSDRAGWTERARHYLDLVGLPHVEDRYPAQLSGGQQQRIGIARAFSVEPDVLLMDEPFSHLDAMTSRSLREHLERIWLESRRTVMFVTHDVTEAVQLSDRIVVLAPGGRVHEVIDVDLPRPRRASDPAVAVLQAEVLARFEALEAAVAR; from the coding sequence ATGGCCACCATCGAGATCCGCGACCTCGTCAAGACCTACACCGACGCGCGCGGCGGCACCACCCGCGTGCTGGACGGCATCGACCTCACGCTCTCGGGCGAGACCTTCACGTCGATCGTCGGCCCCTCCGGCAGCGGCAAGACCACCCTCCTCAACGTCGTCTCCGGCATCGAGCCGCACACGTCCGGCACGGTCAGCCTGACCGCCGGCGGACGCGACGCGAAGGTCGGGTACGTCTTCCAGGACGCCCGGCTGCTCCCGTGGCGCACGGTGCTGCAGAACCTGGGGTTCGTGCAGTCGGACCGCGCCGGGTGGACCGAGCGCGCCCGGCACTACCTCGACCTCGTCGGGCTGCCCCACGTCGAGGACCGCTACCCCGCCCAGCTCTCGGGCGGTCAGCAGCAGCGCATCGGCATCGCCCGCGCCTTCTCCGTCGAGCCCGACGTGCTGCTCATGGACGAGCCGTTCAGCCACCTCGACGCGATGACGTCTCGGTCCCTGCGGGAGCACCTCGAGCGCATCTGGCTCGAGTCCCGTCGCACCGTCATGTTCGTGACCCACGACGTCACCGAGGCGGTGCAGCTCTCCGACCGGATCGTGGTGCTGGCGCCCGGCGGGCGCGTCCACGAGGTCATCGACGTGGACCTGCCGCGGCCGCGCCGCGCCTCCGACCCGGCGGTCGCCGTGCTGCAGGCCGAGGTGCTCGCGCGGTTCGAGGCGCTCGAGGCGGCGGTGGCCCGATGA
- a CDS encoding universal stress protein, with protein sequence MNAPVVVLHAPSEAGAAALLSAARLSREKDAPLVVVATSSGVDDDRSEEVEREVAVGQVTAVIGAPDGETPWTLDLVRPGADAAAMLVGAVEAHEPRLLVIGSRQRSPLGKMLLGRTLQRLLLEVSVPVLVVKAGRPLDDGTP encoded by the coding sequence GTGAACGCCCCGGTGGTGGTGCTGCACGCACCCTCCGAGGCCGGCGCGGCGGCGCTGCTCAGCGCCGCGCGCCTCTCCCGCGAGAAGGACGCACCCCTGGTGGTGGTCGCGACCTCGTCCGGCGTCGACGACGACCGCTCCGAGGAGGTCGAGCGCGAGGTGGCCGTCGGCCAGGTGACCGCCGTGATCGGCGCGCCCGACGGGGAGACCCCGTGGACCCTCGACCTCGTGCGGCCCGGCGCCGACGCTGCGGCCATGCTCGTCGGCGCCGTGGAGGCGCACGAGCCGCGCCTGCTCGTCATCGGCTCGCGCCAGCGAAGCCCGCTCGGCAAGATGCTGCTCGGCCGCACCCTGCAGCGGCTGCTGCTCGAGGTCAGCGTGCCGGTGCTGGTGGTGAAGGCGGGGCGACCGCTGGACGACGGGACCCCCTGA